One region of Mycolicibacterium rhodesiae NBB3 genomic DNA includes:
- a CDS encoding Ku protein has product MRSIWKGSIAFGLVNVPVKVYSATEDHDVKFHQVHEKDNGRIRYKRVCEVCGEVVEFRDIAKAYESDDGQTVIITDEDIATLPEERSREIDVLEFVPASDIDPMMYDKSYFLEPEGKSTKSYVLLTKTLKETDRVAIVHFALRNKTRLAALRVQDFSKRDVMVIQTLLWPDEIRDPDFPSLDAKIDIKPAELKMANQVVESMTDDFNPDRYHDDYQEQLHELIQAKLEGGEAFTTEEQPKELDETEDVSDLLAKLEASVKARREGGGSSKPAKKETPAKKGAKKAPAKKAAKKAPAKKAAKKTAAKK; this is encoded by the coding sequence ATGCGTTCCATTTGGAAGGGTTCAATCGCCTTCGGCCTGGTGAACGTCCCGGTCAAGGTGTACAGCGCCACCGAAGACCACGACGTCAAGTTCCACCAGGTACATGAGAAGGACAACGGACGCATCCGCTACAAGCGGGTCTGCGAGGTGTGCGGCGAGGTCGTGGAGTTCCGTGACATCGCCAAGGCCTACGAATCCGATGACGGTCAGACGGTGATCATCACCGACGAGGACATCGCGACGCTGCCCGAAGAGCGCAGCCGCGAGATCGATGTTCTGGAGTTCGTGCCGGCCAGTGACATCGATCCGATGATGTACGACAAGAGTTACTTCCTCGAACCAGAGGGCAAGTCGACGAAATCGTATGTGCTGCTGACCAAGACGCTCAAGGAGACCGACCGCGTCGCGATCGTGCACTTCGCGCTGCGCAACAAGACCAGGCTGGCCGCGCTTCGGGTGCAGGACTTCTCCAAGCGCGACGTGATGGTCATCCAGACGCTGCTGTGGCCGGACGAGATCCGCGATCCCGACTTTCCCTCGCTCGACGCGAAGATCGACATCAAACCGGCCGAGTTGAAGATGGCGAACCAAGTGGTGGAGTCGATGACCGACGACTTCAACCCGGACCGCTATCACGACGACTATCAGGAACAGTTGCACGAGCTCATCCAGGCGAAACTGGAAGGTGGCGAAGCGTTTACCACCGAAGAGCAGCCGAAGGAGCTCGACGAGACCGAGGACGTCTCGGATCTGCTTGCCAAGCTCGAGGCCAGCGTCAAGGCCCGCCGCGAGGGCGGCGGTTCGAGCAAGCCGGCCAAGAAGGAGACACCGGCGAAGAAGGGCGCCAAGAAGGCACCCGCGAAGAAAGCGGCGAAGAAAGCACCCGCCAAGAAAGCTGCCAAGAAGACCGCTGCGAAGAAGTAG
- a CDS encoding NAD(P)H-dependent amine dehydrogenase family protein codes for MSIRVAAIGTGNVGRHALTQLIKDPQFELTGVWVSSEAKAGKDAGELAGLDVSTGVAATTDLDAILAAKPDCAVYTALADNRLPEALEDYRRILAAGINVVASSAVFLQYPWGVIPDELLKPIEEAAEKGSSTIFVNGIDPGFANDLLPLALAGTCQSIEQIRCMEIINYDTYDSAAVMFDVMGFGRPLDDLPMLLQPGVLSLAWGSVVRQLAAGLGIELDEVTETYVREPAPEDFDIASGHIEKGTAAALRFEVQGRKDGNVAVVLEHVTRLRDDMCPDWPQPAQEGGSYRLEITGEPSYALDLCLSSPNGDHNHAGLVATAARVVNAIPAVVAAAPGIRTTLDLPLITGRGLYSVR; via the coding sequence TTGAGCATCAGAGTCGCCGCCATCGGCACTGGCAACGTCGGACGTCACGCGCTGACCCAGCTGATCAAGGACCCGCAGTTCGAGCTCACCGGCGTGTGGGTGTCGTCGGAGGCCAAGGCCGGCAAGGACGCCGGAGAGCTTGCCGGGCTTGATGTCTCGACAGGTGTCGCCGCCACTACCGACCTCGACGCGATCCTGGCGGCCAAACCCGACTGCGCGGTGTACACAGCACTGGCCGATAACCGGTTGCCCGAGGCGCTTGAGGACTATCGCCGCATCCTGGCCGCGGGAATCAACGTGGTCGCCAGTAGTGCGGTCTTCCTCCAGTACCCATGGGGTGTGATTCCCGACGAACTCCTCAAACCGATCGAGGAGGCCGCCGAAAAGGGATCTTCGACCATATTCGTCAACGGCATCGATCCCGGTTTCGCCAACGACCTGCTTCCGCTCGCGCTCGCGGGAACGTGCCAGAGCATCGAACAGATCCGGTGCATGGAGATCATCAACTACGACACCTACGACAGCGCGGCGGTGATGTTCGACGTGATGGGGTTCGGCAGGCCGCTGGACGACCTTCCGATGCTGCTGCAGCCGGGCGTGCTGAGCCTCGCGTGGGGTTCGGTGGTGCGGCAGCTGGCAGCGGGCCTCGGTATCGAACTCGACGAGGTGACCGAGACGTATGTGCGTGAACCGGCGCCCGAGGATTTCGACATCGCGTCCGGCCACATCGAGAAGGGCACCGCGGCCGCGCTGCGCTTCGAGGTCCAGGGGCGCAAGGACGGCAACGTCGCCGTTGTGCTCGAACACGTCACCCGGTTGCGCGACGACATGTGTCCCGACTGGCCGCAGCCGGCTCAGGAGGGCGGCTCCTATCGCCTCGAGATCACCGGTGAACCGTCCTACGCCCTCGACCTGTGCCTCAGCAGCCCGAACGGCGATCACAACCACGCCGGACTGGTCGCGACGGCCGCACGGGTCGTCAATGCGATCCCCGCCGTCGTCGCAGCCGCTCCCGGCATCCGGACCACTTTGGACCTTCCCCTGATCACCGGAAGAGGGCTGTACTCTGTGCGATAA
- a CDS encoding poly-gamma-glutamate hydrolase family protein — MRPPNVAASAAPHTYFAYGSNLCVRQMARRCPGAFDPRPATLADHDWLINERGVATVEPFDGSQVHGVVWQLTDHDLATLDSAEGVPVRYRRDRLTVHTDDGPYPAWVYIDHRVEPGPPREGYLERIIDGALHHGLPQRWIDFLRRWDPTQWPGSNAKPSSVAPETLAELLADPGVTEEVVLRSRFGFMAIHGGGLEQMTDVIAERAADAADASLYVVRHPDHYPHHLPSARYRAAESERLAEFLSHVDVAVSLHGYGRIGRSTQLLAGGGNRALAEHVATHVTVPGYQVITDIDAIPRELRGLHPDNPVNQVRAGGAQLELTPRIRGISPRSQLPGDDGISPATSGLVQGLVAAARSWDLPPV, encoded by the coding sequence ATGCGGCCGCCGAATGTCGCCGCCAGCGCGGCTCCGCACACCTACTTCGCCTATGGGTCGAACCTGTGCGTTCGGCAGATGGCACGGCGGTGCCCGGGCGCCTTCGATCCGCGGCCCGCGACACTGGCCGACCACGACTGGCTGATCAACGAGCGCGGCGTGGCCACCGTCGAACCGTTCGACGGGTCGCAGGTCCACGGCGTGGTGTGGCAACTGACCGATCACGACCTGGCCACCCTCGACAGCGCGGAGGGTGTCCCCGTGCGGTATCGCCGCGACCGGCTCACCGTGCACACCGACGACGGGCCCTATCCGGCCTGGGTTTACATCGATCACCGGGTCGAACCCGGACCGCCGCGAGAGGGCTATCTGGAGCGCATCATCGACGGCGCCCTGCACCACGGCCTGCCGCAGCGGTGGATCGACTTCCTGCGGCGATGGGATCCAACCCAGTGGCCGGGCAGCAACGCAAAGCCGAGTTCGGTTGCGCCAGAGACACTCGCGGAGCTACTGGCCGACCCGGGGGTCACCGAAGAGGTCGTGCTGCGGTCGAGGTTCGGATTCATGGCGATCCACGGCGGCGGCCTGGAACAGATGACCGACGTGATCGCCGAGCGAGCCGCCGATGCCGCGGACGCGTCGCTCTACGTGGTTCGCCATCCCGACCACTACCCCCACCACCTCCCGTCGGCGCGCTACCGCGCCGCGGAGTCCGAACGGCTCGCCGAGTTCCTCTCGCACGTCGACGTCGCGGTGTCGCTGCACGGGTACGGCCGGATCGGCCGCAGTACCCAACTGCTCGCCGGCGGCGGCAACAGGGCGCTCGCCGAACACGTCGCCACCCACGTCACGGTGCCCGGCTACCAAGTCATCACCGACATCGATGCGATACCCCGCGAGCTGCGGGGTCTGCATCCGGACAACCCGGTGAATCAGGTGCGCGCGGGCGGTGCTCAGCTCGAACTCACGCCGCGGATACGCGGCATCAGCCCGCGCAGCCAGCTGCCGGGCGACGATGGCATCTCCCCCGCGACGTCTGGGCTGGTCCAGGGCCTGGTCGCGGCGGCGCGTTCATGGGACCTGCCCCCGGTGTGA
- a CDS encoding NAD(P)/FAD-dependent oxidoreductase, with protein MERSKPFQRSVAVIGSGVSGLVAAYVLAQRDHVTFYEADARLGGHAHTHRIPLDQDGQTVAVDSAFLVHNDRTYPTLCRLFGELGIATRETDMSMSVRDDATGLEYAGARGIGGLFPSWSSFTRPRYLLMLAEVKRFHRAALRLLAGDADEETVGDFLTRHRFSQYFIDYFMTPLIAAVWSSPPGQSLNYPARYLFVFLEHHGMLSVFDSPTWRTVVGGSATYVDAVANVIDEVRIGTPVRSVRRVTDGVEVSDGISGPRRFDAVVVATHPDQALLMLSEPTSAERNVLGAIEYSTNYAQLHTDQSVLPRHQLARASWNYLATADDQQVLVTYDVTRLMRLDGDRRFLVTLGGADRVDPASVLTEMTYSHPMYTPKSVAAQQLLPSLNDDRVVFAGAYHGWGFHEDGAASGLRAAQHLGAEWPAATREVVPC; from the coding sequence GTGGAACGTTCCAAACCCTTCCAACGGTCCGTAGCGGTCATCGGCAGCGGCGTATCCGGCCTGGTGGCGGCCTATGTCCTCGCGCAGCGCGACCACGTGACCTTCTACGAGGCCGACGCCCGGCTCGGCGGGCACGCCCACACCCACCGGATTCCGCTCGATCAAGACGGCCAAACCGTCGCCGTCGACTCGGCCTTCCTGGTGCACAACGACCGCACCTATCCGACGCTGTGCCGCCTGTTCGGCGAACTCGGTATCGCGACCCGTGAGACGGACATGTCCATGTCGGTCCGCGACGACGCGACGGGCCTCGAGTACGCGGGCGCCCGCGGCATCGGCGGACTGTTCCCCTCATGGTCGTCGTTCACCCGCCCGCGCTACCTGCTGATGCTCGCCGAGGTCAAACGATTCCACCGGGCCGCCCTGCGACTGCTGGCCGGTGACGCGGACGAGGAAACCGTCGGCGACTTCCTGACCCGTCACCGCTTCTCTCAGTACTTCATCGATTACTTCATGACGCCGCTCATCGCGGCGGTGTGGTCGTCGCCGCCTGGGCAGTCACTGAACTATCCGGCACGCTATCTCTTCGTGTTCCTGGAGCACCACGGGATGCTGTCGGTCTTCGACTCGCCGACCTGGCGGACCGTGGTCGGCGGTTCCGCCACGTATGTGGACGCGGTGGCCAACGTCATCGACGAGGTGCGCATCGGCACCCCGGTGCGGTCGGTGCGACGGGTGACCGACGGCGTGGAGGTGTCCGATGGGATCTCCGGGCCGCGACGATTCGACGCCGTGGTCGTCGCGACGCATCCCGATCAGGCGCTGCTGATGCTGTCCGAGCCGACCTCGGCCGAGCGAAATGTGCTGGGCGCCATCGAATACAGCACCAACTACGCTCAGCTGCACACCGACCAATCGGTGCTGCCGAGGCATCAACTCGCCCGCGCGTCGTGGAACTATCTGGCCACCGCAGACGACCAGCAGGTGCTCGTCACCTATGACGTGACGCGATTGATGCGCCTCGACGGCGATCGTCGGTTCCTGGTGACGCTCGGCGGAGCAGATCGCGTGGACCCGGCCAGCGTGCTCACCGAGATGACGTACAGCCATCCGATGTACACACCGAAATCTGTTGCAGCGCAACAGCTGCTACCGTCGTTGAACGACGACCGCGTGGTGTTCGCGGGTGCCTACCACGGCTGGGGCTTCCACGAGGACGGCGCGGCCTCCGGCCTGCGCGCGGCGCAACACCTCGGCGCCGAATGGCCGGCGGCAACCCGCGAGGTGGTGCCATGCTGA
- a CDS encoding methyltransferase codes for MATIPAPLARTVERIRHQVGRVHLRLVPAPVSMIELILGAWVSQAIQAAAQLRVADALASGPLPLEELARRVGADPEALGRLLRALISRGIFRQDRRGRYALNALADTLRSDSPVSMAAAAKFYGSPQHREHWSMLVDSIRSGRASIPVLRGKEFFEYLDDEPELAQLFNDTMTNISDMAQESVVTAYPFTNETIVDVGGGHGRLLAAVLAANPDAQGVLYDLPQVVANAPALLERTGVASRVHVEGGSFFEKVPAGGDVYLLKLVIHDWPDDEAVTILRNVRDAAGPGSRVVLVEGVIPDHDRDFIGKWVDLEMLLGANGRERRAVEYRELLRRSGLEMTRVVQTASPFSLIEATPAVS; via the coding sequence ATGGCGACCATTCCTGCCCCACTCGCGAGGACCGTCGAACGCATTCGGCATCAGGTGGGTCGTGTGCACCTGCGGCTTGTACCGGCACCGGTGTCGATGATCGAGTTGATCCTGGGCGCCTGGGTGTCACAGGCGATTCAGGCAGCGGCGCAACTGCGTGTCGCCGACGCCCTGGCTTCCGGCCCGCTTCCACTGGAGGAGTTGGCGCGCCGCGTGGGGGCCGACCCAGAAGCGCTCGGTCGGCTACTGCGCGCCTTGATCAGCCGCGGCATCTTCCGCCAGGACCGTCGCGGCCGCTACGCCCTCAACGCGCTCGCCGACACCCTGCGGTCGGACTCGCCGGTGTCGATGGCGGCGGCGGCGAAGTTTTACGGCTCGCCGCAGCACCGCGAACACTGGAGCATGCTGGTGGACTCGATCCGGTCGGGCCGGGCCAGCATCCCGGTGCTGCGCGGCAAGGAGTTCTTCGAGTACCTCGACGACGAGCCCGAACTCGCGCAACTCTTCAACGACACGATGACGAACATCTCCGATATGGCGCAGGAATCCGTCGTGACCGCGTACCCGTTCACCAACGAGACGATCGTCGACGTCGGCGGCGGGCACGGAAGGCTGCTGGCCGCGGTGCTTGCCGCCAACCCGGATGCGCAAGGCGTGCTCTACGACCTACCGCAGGTGGTCGCGAATGCGCCTGCCCTGCTGGAAAGAACCGGCGTCGCGTCCCGCGTCCATGTGGAAGGCGGGTCGTTTTTCGAGAAAGTGCCCGCCGGTGGCGATGTCTACCTTCTGAAACTCGTGATCCACGACTGGCCCGACGACGAGGCGGTGACAATCCTGCGTAACGTCCGCGATGCCGCCGGCCCGGGGTCAAGAGTTGTCTTGGTAGAGGGCGTGATTCCCGACCACGACCGTGACTTCATCGGTAAGTGGGTCGATCTCGAGATGCTTCTCGGCGCAAACGGCCGGGAACGCAGAGCCGTCGAGTACCGCGAGCTGCTGAGGCGAAGTGGCCTCGAAATGACACGCGTCGTGCAGACGGCGTCCCCGTTCAGCCTCATCGAGGCGACGCCAGCTGTGTCTTAG
- a CDS encoding carbohydrate kinase family protein: MRALVIGEALIDIVERDDQVSGEHVGGSPLNVAVGLARLGRGVDFLTHIGTDARGRRIVEYVESAGVQLVSGSKTADRTPTAVATLDESGSAQYAFDIEWELTGTPEVTPPLVAHTGSIASWLEPGCRATAALLDTYHPSATITFDPNIRRPLIEDGDSTRGRIDRLLEKCDVVKASDEDLRWIDPNRSAKQIARTWLSLGPSIVAVTMGDRGAFATCEAGTVRIAALPVDVVDTVGAGDAFMTGLIDALWAIDLLGAARRSDLRGIGLDALNSVVQTAAVSSALTVGRAGADLPDRATRDAAAVSSGLRLSQPG; encoded by the coding sequence ATGAGAGCGCTGGTGATCGGCGAGGCCCTCATCGACATCGTCGAGCGCGACGACCAGGTGAGCGGTGAGCATGTCGGCGGCAGTCCGCTCAACGTCGCGGTCGGCCTGGCCCGGTTGGGCCGGGGAGTCGACTTCCTCACCCACATCGGCACCGACGCACGCGGACGACGCATCGTCGAATATGTCGAAAGTGCTGGAGTGCAATTGGTTTCTGGCAGCAAGACCGCCGACCGTACCCCGACCGCCGTCGCGACGCTCGACGAAAGCGGCTCCGCACAGTACGCATTCGACATCGAGTGGGAGCTCACGGGGACTCCCGAGGTGACGCCGCCACTCGTCGCGCACACCGGATCGATCGCGTCCTGGCTCGAGCCGGGCTGCCGCGCCACTGCCGCACTGCTGGACACGTACCACCCGTCGGCGACGATCACGTTCGACCCGAACATACGTCGACCGCTGATCGAAGACGGCGATTCCACGAGGGGACGCATCGACCGTCTTCTCGAGAAGTGCGACGTGGTCAAGGCCAGCGACGAGGACTTGCGCTGGATCGACCCGAATCGCTCGGCCAAGCAGATCGCGCGGACGTGGCTGAGCCTGGGCCCGTCGATCGTCGCGGTGACCATGGGCGATCGCGGCGCGTTCGCGACGTGTGAAGCGGGGACGGTGCGGATCGCAGCGCTCCCCGTCGATGTGGTCGACACGGTCGGCGCGGGCGATGCGTTCATGACGGGTCTGATCGACGCGCTGTGGGCTATCGATCTGCTGGGTGCGGCGCGACGCTCCGACCTGCGCGGCATCGGTCTCGACGCGCTGAACTCGGTGGTCCAGACGGCCGCGGTGTCGTCAGCGCTGACGGTCGGCCGAGCGGGTGCTGACCTGCCCGATCGCGCAACACGCGACGCCGCAGCGGTGAGCTCGGGCCTACGGCTGTCCCAACCCGGCTAA
- a CDS encoding SDR family oxidoreductase, producing MILDRFRLDDHVAVVTGAGRGLGAAMALAFAEAGADVVIAARTQSQLEEVAEQVKGVGRKAHVVVADLAHPEDTAKLAGEAIEAFGKLDIVVNNVGGTMPNTLLTTSTKDLRDAFTFNVATAHALTVAAVPLMLEHSGGGSIINITSTMGREAGRGFAAYGTAKAALAHYTRLTALDLCPRIRVNAIAPGSILTSALDVVASNDELRRPMEKVTPMRRLGEPEDIAAAAVYLASPAGSYLTGKTLEVDGGLTFPNLDLPIPDL from the coding sequence GTGATTCTGGATAGATTTCGCCTGGACGACCACGTCGCAGTGGTGACCGGCGCGGGCCGCGGACTCGGCGCCGCGATGGCGCTGGCATTCGCGGAAGCCGGTGCGGACGTTGTCATTGCGGCTCGTACACAGTCTCAACTCGAAGAGGTCGCCGAACAGGTGAAGGGAGTGGGCCGCAAAGCCCATGTCGTCGTCGCCGACCTCGCCCACCCCGAGGACACGGCGAAGCTCGCGGGTGAGGCCATCGAAGCGTTCGGCAAACTAGACATCGTCGTGAACAACGTCGGTGGCACCATGCCGAACACGCTGCTGACCACCTCCACCAAAGATCTGCGCGACGCGTTCACGTTCAACGTCGCCACCGCGCACGCACTCACCGTCGCGGCCGTCCCGTTGATGCTCGAGCACTCCGGCGGCGGCAGCATCATCAACATCACGTCCACGATGGGCCGCGAAGCAGGCCGTGGTTTCGCCGCCTACGGCACCGCCAAAGCGGCCCTGGCCCACTACACCCGCCTCACCGCGCTGGACCTGTGCCCGCGAATCCGCGTCAATGCGATCGCCCCCGGATCGATCCTCACCTCCGCTCTCGATGTGGTGGCTTCCAACGACGAGCTTCGCCGGCCGATGGAAAAGGTAACGCCCATGCGCAGATTGGGTGAGCCCGAGGACATCGCCGCAGCGGCCGTGTACCTCGCCTCGCCCGCTGGGTCCTATCTCACCGGCAAGACGCTCGAGGTCGACGGCGGCCTCACCTTCCCGAACCTCGACCTGCCCATCCCGGACCTGTGA
- a CDS encoding mannitol dehydrogenase family protein, protein MTLSRPSYDRDEIGVGIVHFGVGGFHRAHQAMYIDRLLEMGLAREWGICGVGVMPGDRKMADVMAAQDGLYTLVLENPDGTRDARVIGSIVDYRYAPDDPESVIDLLAQPSTRIISLTITEGGYNIDHLNEGVHVFGLVASALARRRERGVPSPTIVSCDNIEGNGEVARHAFTTYAERLHPGLGEWMSANTKFPNSMVDRITPVTTPDVIAVVKDEFGIDDQWPVVAEPFTSWVLEDDFSDGRPPLEKVGVLMVDDVTPYELMKLRLLNASHQSLCYFAYLAGYRLVHDAAGDPLFAEFLQAYMDDEATPTLMPVPGIDLPDYKRTLIDRFANPGVRDTIVRLCFGSSDRIPKWLLPVIRENLKTDAPVRLSAATVASWARYAEGVDEQGERIDVQDQLADTLVPLAKSQRENPTAFIENTAVFGDLANQSRFVDAYLWALDSLHRDGARATLEALLHKDTP, encoded by the coding sequence ATGACGCTCAGCAGGCCGAGCTATGACCGCGACGAGATCGGCGTCGGCATAGTCCATTTCGGGGTCGGCGGATTCCACCGGGCCCACCAGGCGATGTACATCGACCGGCTCCTGGAGATGGGTCTCGCGAGGGAGTGGGGCATCTGCGGGGTCGGTGTCATGCCCGGCGACCGCAAGATGGCCGACGTGATGGCCGCACAGGACGGGCTCTACACGCTGGTGCTCGAAAATCCCGACGGCACGCGCGATGCCCGGGTGATCGGATCGATCGTCGACTACCGCTATGCACCCGACGACCCCGAATCCGTGATCGATCTACTCGCGCAGCCGAGCACCCGCATCATCTCGCTGACCATCACCGAGGGCGGCTACAACATCGACCACCTCAACGAGGGTGTCCACGTCTTCGGGCTCGTCGCATCGGCGCTGGCGCGTCGCCGCGAACGCGGTGTCCCCTCCCCGACGATCGTGTCCTGCGACAACATCGAAGGCAACGGTGAGGTCGCGCGCCATGCGTTCACCACCTACGCCGAGCGGCTGCACCCCGGTCTCGGCGAATGGATGAGCGCCAACACCAAGTTCCCCAACTCGATGGTGGACCGCATCACCCCGGTCACGACGCCCGATGTGATCGCTGTCGTCAAGGACGAATTCGGCATCGATGACCAGTGGCCGGTGGTCGCTGAACCGTTCACATCGTGGGTGCTCGAGGACGACTTCTCCGATGGCAGGCCGCCGCTGGAGAAGGTTGGCGTGCTGATGGTCGATGACGTCACGCCGTACGAGTTGATGAAGCTGCGGCTGCTGAACGCGAGCCACCAAAGCCTGTGCTACTTCGCGTATCTGGCGGGCTATCGGCTGGTGCACGATGCAGCGGGCGACCCGCTCTTCGCAGAGTTCCTGCAGGCGTACATGGATGACGAAGCCACCCCGACCCTGATGCCGGTGCCGGGTATCGACCTGCCGGACTACAAGCGCACGTTGATCGATCGATTCGCGAATCCAGGCGTCAGGGACACCATCGTGCGGCTGTGTTTCGGCTCCTCGGACCGTATTCCCAAGTGGCTGCTTCCGGTGATCAGAGAGAACCTGAAAACTGATGCACCCGTGCGGCTATCGGCTGCGACGGTGGCCAGCTGGGCACGCTATGCCGAAGGTGTCGACGAGCAGGGCGAACGGATCGACGTCCAGGACCAGCTCGCCGACACGCTGGTGCCGCTCGCGAAGTCGCAACGCGAGAACCCGACCGCGTTCATCGAGAACACCGCGGTCTTCGGCGATCTCGCGAACCAGTCCCGATTTGTCGATGCATACCTGTGGGCGCTCGATTCTCTGCACCGTGACGGCGCCCGCGCGACGCTAGAAGCCCTGCTGCACAAGGACACCCCATGA
- a CDS encoding TetR/AcrR family transcriptional regulator — MSTTSGAKPRRRYDNSRRRADAEARQRSVIEAATPLFVEQGFAATTIDQIAATSDVSAQTIYATYGSKAAVLFRAIEVAVLGDYDETPLIQRAPVLADISDHHAQFQMAARFVREMHERVAPLMRVMEQVAPTDPGIEELRTRLFGEIRAGCAFWISQLGPKSLQPGLSEEKATDVMFTVQAPWLYTVFTVEMGWTPEQYESWLALALPRLLLRTELLN; from the coding sequence ATGTCAACGACGTCTGGCGCCAAGCCGCGTCGGAGGTACGACAACAGTCGGCGACGTGCCGACGCCGAGGCTCGGCAGCGCAGCGTGATCGAGGCCGCGACACCGTTGTTCGTGGAGCAGGGCTTCGCTGCGACGACGATCGACCAGATCGCCGCCACGTCTGACGTATCTGCGCAGACGATCTACGCGACCTATGGTTCGAAGGCTGCGGTGCTCTTCCGCGCTATCGAGGTCGCTGTGCTGGGTGACTACGACGAAACTCCACTGATCCAACGCGCGCCCGTGCTGGCCGACATATCCGACCACCACGCGCAGTTCCAGATGGCGGCAAGGTTCGTCCGTGAGATGCACGAGAGGGTCGCTCCGTTGATGCGTGTCATGGAGCAGGTAGCGCCCACCGACCCCGGCATCGAGGAGTTGCGCACGAGGCTCTTTGGCGAGATCCGTGCGGGCTGCGCCTTCTGGATCTCGCAGCTAGGGCCAAAGTCGTTGCAGCCCGGCTTATCCGAGGAAAAAGCGACCGATGTGATGTTCACCGTGCAGGCGCCGTGGTTGTACACGGTCTTCACAGTTGAGATGGGATGGACACCGGAGCAGTACGAGAGCTGGCTGGCGCTTGCGCTGCCCCGACTGCTGCTGCGGACGGAACTGCTGAACTGA
- a CDS encoding Nramp family divalent metal transporter — MSEVADVKVRPSMMLLGPAFVAAIAYVDPGNVAANVSAGAQFGFLLVWVIVVANTMACLVQYLSAKLGLVSGQSLPEAVGVKMRRPTRLAYWLQAESVAMATDLAEVMGGAIALYLLFDLPLLTGGVITGAVSLLLLILKDRRGQQMFERVITGLLLVIAIGFLTSLFVAPPPAHEVAAGLVPKFAGTESVLLAAAMLGATVMPHAVYLHSGLARDRHGHPEPGPMRRMLLRVTRWDVGIAMVIAGAVNLSMLLVAATNLQGRDNTGSIEGAHAAVGSTLGPTVALLFAIGLLASGLASSSVGAYAGAMIMQGLLHVRIPMVARRLITLAPALVILAIGIDPSRALVLSQVVLSFGIPFALIPLVRLTSDRTLMGDDANHRVTTALGWLVAALISVLNVVLIYLTVTG; from the coding sequence TTGTCAGAGGTCGCCGACGTGAAGGTGCGACCGAGCATGATGCTGCTCGGTCCGGCGTTCGTCGCCGCGATCGCATACGTCGACCCGGGCAACGTCGCCGCCAATGTCAGCGCCGGGGCACAGTTCGGTTTCCTGCTGGTGTGGGTCATCGTGGTGGCCAACACGATGGCCTGCCTGGTGCAGTATCTGTCGGCCAAACTGGGATTGGTGAGCGGGCAGTCGCTGCCTGAGGCCGTCGGCGTGAAAATGCGCCGTCCGACCCGGCTGGCCTACTGGCTGCAAGCCGAATCAGTGGCAATGGCAACAGATCTCGCCGAGGTGATGGGCGGTGCCATCGCGCTGTACCTGCTCTTCGACCTTCCGCTGCTCACCGGCGGTGTGATCACCGGTGCCGTTTCACTCCTGCTGCTGATACTCAAGGACCGACGCGGTCAGCAGATGTTCGAGCGCGTCATCACCGGCCTGCTGCTGGTCATTGCGATCGGATTCTTGACCAGTCTCTTCGTCGCGCCGCCGCCCGCTCACGAGGTGGCCGCCGGTCTGGTGCCGAAGTTCGCAGGGACCGAGAGCGTGCTGCTCGCGGCGGCGATGCTCGGCGCGACCGTGATGCCGCATGCGGTGTACCTGCACTCCGGCTTGGCCCGCGATCGCCACGGTCACCCCGAACCGGGGCCGATGCGACGGATGCTGTTGCGCGTCACCCGCTGGGACGTCGGCATCGCGATGGTCATCGCGGGTGCGGTCAACCTCTCGATGCTGCTCGTGGCGGCGACGAACCTGCAGGGGCGGGACAACACAGGTTCGATCGAGGGCGCGCACGCCGCGGTCGGGTCCACGTTGGGCCCGACGGTCGCACTGCTTTTCGCCATCGGCCTGCTCGCGTCAGGTCTCGCGTCGTCGTCGGTCGGCGCCTACGCAGGCGCGATGATCATGCAGGGTCTGCTGCACGTCCGGATACCGATGGTGGCGCGGCGGTTGATCACCCTCGCGCCCGCGCTGGTGATCCTGGCGATCGGCATCGACCCGAGCCGGGCGCTGGTGCTGTCACAAGTCGTGTTGTCCTTCGGGATTCCGTTCGCACTGATCCCGCTGGTGCGCCTGACCAGCGATCGCACGCTGATGGGCGACGACGCCAACCACCGGGTGACCACCGCTCTCGGGTGGCTTGTCGCCGCGTTGATTAGTGTGCTGAACGTGGTGTTGATCTATCTCACCGTGACGGGCTGA